One genomic segment of Streptomyces liangshanensis includes these proteins:
- the recO gene encoding DNA repair protein RecO — protein MSLFRDDGVVLRTQKLGEADRIITLLTRGHGRVRAVARGVRRTKSKFGARLEPFSHVDVQFFARGSELIGRGLPLCTQSETIAPYGGGIVTDYARYTAGTAMLETAERFTDHEGEPAVQQYLLLVGGLRTLARGEHAPHLILDAFLLRSLAVNGYAPSFDDCAKCGLAGPNRFFSVAAGGVICGDCRVPGSVVPSAEAVVLLSALLTGDWETADACEARHVREGSGLVSAYLHWHLERGLRSLRYVEKT, from the coding sequence ATGAGTCTGTTCCGGGACGACGGCGTCGTGCTGCGCACCCAGAAGCTCGGTGAGGCCGACCGCATCATCACGCTTCTGACCCGTGGCCACGGGCGCGTCCGGGCCGTCGCCCGGGGAGTGCGGCGCACGAAGTCGAAGTTCGGGGCGCGGCTGGAGCCGTTCTCCCATGTCGACGTGCAGTTCTTCGCGCGCGGCAGCGAGCTGATCGGGCGCGGGCTGCCGCTCTGCACCCAGAGCGAGACCATCGCCCCGTACGGCGGCGGCATCGTCACCGACTACGCCCGCTACACCGCGGGCACGGCCATGCTGGAGACGGCGGAGCGGTTCACGGACCACGAGGGCGAGCCGGCCGTCCAGCAGTACCTGCTGCTCGTCGGCGGCCTGCGGACGCTCGCCCGCGGGGAGCACGCCCCCCACCTGATCCTGGACGCCTTCCTCCTGCGCTCCCTCGCCGTCAACGGCTACGCGCCGAGCTTCGACGACTGCGCGAAGTGCGGCCTCGCCGGACCGAACCGTTTCTTCTCGGTCGCGGCGGGTGGGGTCATATGCGGTGACTGCCGGGTGCCGGGCAGCGTCGTACCCTCTGCGGAGGCCGTCGTCCTGCTCAGCGCGCTGCTGACCGGCGACTGGGAGACGGCCGACGCGTGCGAGGCACGGCATGTCAGGGAGGGCAGCGGGCTGGTGTCCGCCTATCTGCACTGGCATCTGGAGCGCGGCCTGCGCTCACTCCGGTACGTGGAGAAGACCTGA
- a CDS encoding isoprenyl transferase, translating to MARRGILGRSRREYKTPEPHPSGAVPPQIQSELIPKHVACVMDGNGRWAKERGLPRTEGHKVGEGVVLDVLKGCLEMGVKNLSLYAFSTENWKRTPDEVRFLMNFNRDVIRRRRDEMDELGIRIRWVGRMPKMWKSVVQELQVAQEQTKDNDAMTLYFCVNYGGRAEIADAAQALARDVASGKLDPSKVNEKTFAKYLYYPDMPDVDLFLRPSGEQRTSNYLIWQSSYAEMVFQDVLWPDFDRRDLWRACLEFASRDRRFGGALPNLSTGEDDEIEEPQDN from the coding sequence ATGGCACGACGCGGAATCCTGGGGCGTTCCCGCCGCGAGTACAAGACGCCGGAGCCGCACCCTTCGGGCGCGGTACCGCCGCAGATCCAGAGCGAGCTGATCCCGAAGCACGTCGCGTGCGTGATGGACGGGAACGGCCGCTGGGCCAAGGAGCGCGGCCTGCCGCGTACCGAGGGGCACAAGGTCGGCGAGGGGGTGGTCCTCGACGTCCTCAAGGGCTGCCTGGAGATGGGCGTCAAGAACCTCTCGCTGTACGCGTTCTCCACGGAGAACTGGAAGCGCACGCCCGACGAGGTGCGGTTCCTGATGAACTTCAACCGCGACGTCATCCGCCGCCGCCGCGACGAGATGGACGAGCTGGGCATCAGGATCCGCTGGGTCGGCCGGATGCCGAAGATGTGGAAGTCGGTGGTCCAGGAGCTCCAGGTGGCACAGGAGCAGACCAAGGACAACGATGCCATGACGCTGTACTTCTGCGTCAACTACGGCGGCCGGGCGGAGATCGCGGACGCGGCGCAGGCGCTGGCCAGGGACGTCGCGTCGGGCAAGCTCGACCCGTCCAAGGTCAACGAGAAGACCTTCGCCAAGTACCTGTACTACCCGGACATGCCGGACGTGGACCTCTTCCTGCGTCCGAGCGGTGAGCAGCGTACGTCCAACTACCTGATCTGGCAGAGCAGTTACGCCGAGATGGTCTTCCAGGACGTGCTGTGGCCCGACTTCGACCGGCGGGACCTGTGGCGGGCGTGCCTGGAATTCGCCTCACGGGACCGGCGGTTCGGCGGGGCGCTGCCCAACCTGTCGACGGGTGAGGACGACGAGATAGAGGAGCCGCAGGACAACTGA
- a CDS encoding Fur family transcriptional regulator, which translates to MTTATGDGAGTAPVRGRSTRQRAAVAAALDQVDEFRSAQELHDMLKHRGDSVGLTTVYRTLQSLADAGEVDVLRTNDGESVYRRCSTGDHHHHLVCRICGKAVEVEGPAVEQWAETIAAQHGYVAVAHTVEIFGTCAECAAAAAKN; encoded by the coding sequence GTGACGACTGCGACCGGCGATGGAGCGGGCACGGCCCCCGTGCGCGGCCGATCCACCCGCCAGCGGGCCGCGGTGGCGGCGGCGCTGGACCAGGTGGACGAGTTCCGCAGCGCGCAGGAGCTCCACGACATGCTCAAGCACCGCGGCGACTCGGTCGGCCTGACGACCGTCTACCGCACCCTCCAGTCCCTCGCCGACGCCGGCGAGGTGGACGTCCTGCGGACGAACGACGGCGAGTCCGTCTACCGGCGCTGCTCGACCGGCGACCACCACCACCATCTCGTCTGCCGGATCTGCGGCAAGGCCGTGGAGGTCGAGGGCCCCGCCGTCGAGCAGTGGGCGGAGACGATCGCCGCCCAGCACGGGTACGTGGCGGTGGCGCACACGGTGGAGATCTTCGGCACCTGCGCGGAGTGCGCGGCGGCGGCGGCCAAGAACTGA
- a CDS encoding metal ABC transporter permease, whose protein sequence is MEILQAPFMQRALIAAVLIGVTAPAIGIYLVQRRQALMGDGIGHVALTGVGLGFLLSWSPVWTATLVSVGGAVTMELIRAYGRTRGDIALAMLFYGGMSGGVLLINLAPNGSNANLLSFLFGSLSTVSSQDVISISVLAAFVVLVTVGLRRQLFAVSQDEEFARVTGLPVRTLNLLVAVTAAVTVTVAMRVVGLLLVSALMVVPVAAAQQVTRSFAVTFVLAVVIGTTVSVGGTVTSYYQDVPPGATIVLLAIGLFVVLTVLATPLARRRARALTARETPEGPAEGPRESPVGGTAEGNRSEPATERSVKAVPGARRAGDDIAV, encoded by the coding sequence ATGGAAATCCTCCAGGCCCCGTTCATGCAGCGCGCGCTGATCGCCGCCGTGCTGATCGGCGTCACCGCCCCCGCCATCGGCATCTACCTCGTCCAGCGCCGCCAGGCGCTCATGGGCGACGGCATCGGGCACGTCGCCCTCACCGGCGTCGGCCTGGGCTTCCTGCTGTCCTGGAGCCCCGTGTGGACGGCGACGCTGGTGTCGGTGGGCGGCGCGGTCACGATGGAACTGATCCGGGCGTACGGCCGCACCCGCGGCGACATCGCGCTCGCCATGCTCTTCTACGGCGGGATGTCCGGCGGCGTCCTGCTGATCAACCTCGCGCCGAACGGGTCGAACGCGAATCTGCTGTCGTTCCTCTTCGGCTCGTTGTCGACGGTCTCGTCCCAGGACGTGATCTCGATCTCCGTGCTCGCGGCCTTCGTGGTGCTGGTCACCGTGGGGCTGCGGCGCCAGCTGTTCGCGGTCAGCCAGGACGAGGAGTTCGCCCGGGTCACCGGGCTGCCGGTACGGACCCTGAACCTGCTGGTGGCCGTCACGGCGGCCGTCACCGTCACCGTCGCCATGCGGGTCGTGGGGCTGCTGCTGGTGAGCGCGCTGATGGTGGTGCCGGTGGCGGCGGCCCAGCAGGTCACCCGGTCGTTCGCGGTCACCTTCGTGCTGGCCGTCGTGATCGGGACGACGGTCTCGGTGGGCGGCACGGTCACCTCGTACTACCAGGACGTGCCGCCGGGCGCGACAATCGTATTGCTGGCCATCGGACTCTTCGTGGTCCTGACCGTCCTCGCCACCCCCCTGGCGAGACGGCGGGCGCGGGCCCTGACGGCGCGCGAAACGCCGGAGGGACCTGCGGAGGGACCCCGGGAGAGCCCGGTGGGGGGCACGGCGGAGGGGAACCGGTCCGAACCGGCCACGGAACGGTCCGTGAAGGCCGTCCCAGGCGCCCGGCGGGCCGGTGATGACATCGCGGTGTGA
- a CDS encoding metal ABC transporter ATP-binding protein, with protein sequence MATVNVKANAKATAKANANDERRSAGRDAPGAPVISLRGATATLGARPVLRGIDLTVHHGEVVALLGANGSGKSTAVRAVIGQVPLTAGEVALFSTPLRRFRDWSRVGYVPQRTTAEGGVPATVREIVAAGRLSRTGLRWPGKADRAAVERVIELVGLADRAKDSVNALSGGQYQRVLIARALASEPELLIMDEPMAGVDLASQEILASTLREQVAAGTTVLLVLHELGPLEPLIDRAVVLREGCVLHDGPPPKAVGQHALPGHDHVHPHAAGEPLRTGLLS encoded by the coding sequence ATGGCGACGGTGAACGTGAAGGCGAACGCGAAGGCAACCGCGAAGGCGAACGCGAACGACGAGCGGCGGTCCGCGGGCCGGGACGCCCCGGGCGCCCCCGTCATCTCCCTGCGGGGCGCGACGGCCACCCTCGGCGCCCGCCCGGTGCTGCGCGGCATCGACCTCACCGTGCACCACGGCGAGGTCGTCGCCCTGCTCGGCGCCAACGGTTCCGGCAAGTCCACCGCCGTCCGCGCGGTGATCGGGCAGGTCCCGCTCACCGCCGGCGAGGTCGCGCTGTTCTCGACCCCGCTGCGCCGCTTCCGCGACTGGTCGCGCGTCGGGTACGTACCGCAGCGCACCACCGCCGAGGGCGGCGTGCCCGCGACGGTCCGCGAGATCGTCGCCGCCGGGCGCCTGTCCCGTACGGGGCTGCGGTGGCCCGGCAAGGCCGACCGGGCGGCCGTCGAGCGGGTCATCGAGCTGGTGGGCCTCGCCGACCGGGCCAAGGACTCCGTGAACGCGCTGTCCGGCGGCCAGTACCAGCGCGTGCTGATAGCCCGGGCGCTCGCCTCCGAACCCGAACTCCTGATCATGGACGAGCCGATGGCCGGCGTCGACCTGGCCAGCCAGGAGATCCTCGCGTCGACCCTGCGCGAACAGGTCGCGGCCGGTACGACGGTGCTGCTCGTCCTGCACGAACTGGGCCCGCTGGAGCCCCTCATCGACCGCGCGGTGGTGCTGCGCGAAGGCTGCGTCCTGCACGACGGGCCGCCGCCCAAGGCGGTCGGCCAGCACGCCCTGCCCGGCCACGACCACGTCCACCCCCACGCGGCCGGCGAGCCGCTCCGTACAGGACTGCTGAGCTGA
- a CDS encoding metal ABC transporter substrate-binding protein — protein sequence MNVRRLIPTAATAGAVTLGLLALSACSSSDPAGGTSGGGSDGKLAVTASFYPMQFLAERIGGDHVSVTTLTKPGTEPHDLELSPRETARLGQADVVLYLKGIAPAVDDAIGQSGAGKIVDAASLTTLEQHGTEAGHGHDDHAGEEDHGDEDHAEESAGGKDPHIWLDPVKYAEVAKGVGAALEKADPDHAATYRTNTGTLVGQLGALDTAFEQGLADTTTKTFITTHAAFGYLAERYGLEQEAIAGVDPEAEPSPARVKELGTIARQDKVSTVFFETLASDRTAKTLAGDAGLRTDVLDPLEGITDKSKGADYLEVMEANLAALQKALGAK from the coding sequence ATGAACGTACGACGTCTGATACCCACCGCCGCCACGGCCGGAGCGGTCACGCTCGGCCTGCTGGCGCTGTCCGCCTGCTCCTCCTCCGACCCGGCCGGAGGCACGAGCGGTGGCGGGAGCGACGGCAAGCTGGCGGTGACCGCGTCGTTCTACCCCATGCAGTTCCTGGCCGAGCGCATAGGCGGCGATCATGTCTCCGTCACGACGCTCACCAAGCCCGGCACCGAGCCGCACGACCTGGAGCTGAGCCCCCGGGAGACCGCCCGGCTCGGCCAGGCCGACGTCGTGCTGTACCTCAAGGGCATCGCCCCCGCCGTCGACGACGCCATCGGCCAGTCCGGCGCGGGAAAGATCGTCGACGCGGCCTCGCTCACCACGCTGGAACAGCACGGCACCGAGGCCGGCCACGGCCACGACGACCACGCGGGCGAAGAGGACCACGGCGACGAGGACCACGCGGAGGAGTCCGCGGGCGGCAAGGACCCCCACATCTGGCTGGATCCGGTGAAGTACGCCGAGGTCGCCAAGGGCGTCGGCGCCGCCCTGGAGAAGGCGGACCCGGACCACGCCGCCACGTACCGGACGAACACCGGCACCCTCGTCGGACAGCTCGGCGCCCTCGACACCGCCTTCGAGCAGGGCCTCGCGGACACCACCACCAAGACCTTCATCACCACCCACGCCGCCTTCGGCTACCTCGCCGAGCGGTACGGCCTGGAGCAGGAGGCGATCGCCGGCGTCGACCCCGAGGCGGAGCCCAGTCCCGCACGCGTCAAGGAGCTGGGGACCATTGCCCGGCAGGACAAGGTCAGCACCGTATTCTTCGAGACGCTCGCCAGCGACAGGACCGCGAAGACCCTCGCCGGGGACGCGGGCCTGCGGACGGACGTCCTGGACCCCCTGGAGGGAATCACGGACAAGTCCAAGGGCGCTGACTACCTGGAGGTCATGGAGGCCAATCTCGCCGCGCTCCAAAAGGCTCTGGGCGCGAAGTGA
- a CDS encoding glycine--tRNA ligase, translating into MAADKIDTIVNLSKRRGFVYPSSEIYGGQRAAWDYGPLGVELKENLKRQWWRSMVTSREDVVGIDSSVILATEVWEASGHVATFTDPLTECTSCHKRYRADHLEEAYEEKHGKAPVNGLADLNCPNCGNKGTFTEPKSFSGLLSTHLGPTQDTGSVAYLRPETAQGIFTNFGQVLQTSRKKPPFGIAQMGKSFRNEITPGNFIFRTREFEQMEMEFFVKPGEDEKWHEYWMEQRWNWYRDLGLREENMRWFEHAQEKLAHYAKRTVDIEYRFSFGGSEWGELEGVANRTDYDLSVHSKASGHDLLYFDQENNERWTPYVIEPAAGVGRAMLAFLLDAYNEDEAPNAKGVLEKRTVLRLDPRLAPVKVAILPLSRNPQLSPKAKGLAEDLRRNWNIEFDDAGAIGRRYRRQDEIGTPFCVTVDFDTLEDNAVTVRERDTMLQERVSLDQIQAYLGGRLLGC; encoded by the coding sequence GTGGCCGCCGACAAGATCGACACCATCGTCAACCTGAGCAAGCGCCGTGGCTTCGTCTACCCGTCCAGTGAGATCTATGGTGGTCAGCGGGCCGCCTGGGACTACGGGCCGCTCGGAGTCGAGCTGAAGGAAAACCTCAAGCGCCAGTGGTGGCGCTCCATGGTCACCTCGCGCGAGGACGTCGTCGGTATCGACTCGTCGGTGATCCTTGCCACCGAGGTCTGGGAGGCGTCCGGCCACGTCGCGACCTTCACGGACCCGCTGACCGAATGCACCTCCTGCCACAAGCGTTACCGCGCCGACCACCTGGAGGAGGCGTACGAGGAGAAGCACGGCAAGGCGCCGGTGAACGGCCTCGCCGACCTCAACTGCCCCAACTGCGGCAACAAGGGCACCTTCACCGAGCCCAAGTCGTTCTCGGGTCTTCTTTCCACGCACCTCGGCCCGACCCAGGACACGGGCTCGGTCGCCTACCTGCGCCCCGAGACGGCGCAGGGCATCTTCACCAACTTCGGCCAGGTCCTCCAGACGTCGCGCAAGAAGCCGCCGTTCGGCATCGCGCAGATGGGCAAGTCCTTCCGGAACGAGATCACTCCGGGCAACTTCATCTTCCGCACCCGCGAGTTCGAGCAGATGGAGATGGAGTTCTTCGTCAAGCCGGGCGAGGACGAGAAGTGGCACGAGTACTGGATGGAGCAGCGCTGGAACTGGTACCGCGACCTCGGCCTGCGCGAGGAGAACATGCGGTGGTTCGAGCACGCTCAGGAGAAGCTCGCGCACTACGCGAAGCGCACGGTCGACATCGAGTACCGCTTCTCCTTCGGCGGCAGCGAGTGGGGTGAGCTGGAAGGCGTGGCGAACCGCACCGACTACGACCTCTCCGTGCACTCCAAGGCGTCGGGCCACGACCTGCTGTACTTCGACCAGGAGAACAACGAGCGCTGGACCCCGTACGTCATCGAGCCGGCCGCCGGTGTCGGCCGCGCGATGCTCGCCTTCCTCCTCGACGCGTACAACGAGGACGAGGCGCCCAACGCCAAGGGCGTGCTGGAGAAGCGCACCGTGCTCCGCCTCGACCCGCGCCTCGCGCCGGTCAAGGTCGCGATCCTGCCGCTCTCCCGCAACCCGCAGCTCTCGCCGAAGGCCAAGGGCCTCGCGGAGGACCTGCGGCGCAACTGGAACATCGAGTTCGACGACGCGGGCGCCATCGGCCGCCGCTACCGCCGCCAGGACGAGATCGGCACGCCGTTCTGCGTCACCGTCGACTTCGACACCCTGGAGGACAACGCGGTGACCGTGCGCGAGCGCGACACCATGCTCCAGGAGCGCGTCTCCCTGGACCAGATCCAGGCGTACCTGGGCGGCCGCCTCCTCGGCTGCTGA